The DNA region TCTCAAAAGCCGTCATTCGTTTTGTAGAGGGACAGCCCCAGGACATTGCCAACCGGGAAATCAGTAAGCAATTGATCCGTTCGGCTTGTTCGGTCGGCGCCAATTACATCGAGGCTAATGACAAACTTGGCGGCAAAGACTTCCTGATGCGCATCAAGATTTGCCGCAAGGAAGCGCGTGAAACCAAATACTGGTTGTCTCTCATCGAGGTCGCGGGCGCAGCAAGTGAAAATGCAAGGAGTGCCCTGATCCAAGAAACCATCGAGTTGACCAAAATTTTTGGGAGCATCTTGGCAAAAACCAAGGCAACCTGATTTTGAATTTCAAAATTTGAATTTAGGATTTGTTATGGAACGCATAGGAGTTTTCGTCTGCCATTGCGGTCTAAACATCGCGGGAACGGTCGACGTCAAGAAAGTGGTCGAGGCGATAGCACAGTACCCCGGCGTGGTCCAGGCCGAGGACTACAAATACATGTGCTCGGACCCGGGCCAGAACCTGGTGGTCA from candidate division TA06 bacterium includes:
- a CDS encoding four helix bundle protein is translated as MYIKGTEFRDLEERTLRFSKAVIRFVEGQPQDIANREISKQLIRSACSVGANYIEANDKLGGKDFLMRIKICRKEARETKYWLSLIEVAGAASENARSALIQETIELTKIFGSILAKTKAT